The following are encoded in a window of Pseudalgibacter alginicilyticus genomic DNA:
- a CDS encoding CotH kinase family protein gives MNKKTNISAVIKTSIFILFSACFIACSSDSSTSFNETIQDEEIIIDDTDFEATDWTSDTHSNDADPDFDEVFENNTVKRLDIVISNTRWQSMLNNMTNLYGTFGSKGNGSSFSDEDPIFVPAEVFYEGKEWYRVGVRFKGNSSLQSSWQAGILKLSFKLDFDEFEDDYPQIKNQRFYGFKKLSLKNNYDDKSMLREKVAMDVFKNSGLVGSNTAFYTVYVDYGSGAQYFGVYTLVEEVDDTVIDTQFSSDDGNLYKPDGDAASFAYGTYDEDEYVKKNNEDEADFSDVSNLLATLHDTSRTTDAATWRSNLDAIFDTDVFLKYLAINTVIQNWDTYGRMTHNYYLYNNPSTNKLTWIPWDNNEALQEGKINGSPELDFSDVSASQWPLIGYLYNDSVYKAKYDAYLQDVINGAFEINTMQSLYASYSDLIAPYATSEVSGYSFLNSSSEFYLAISELKTHVDSRTTAVNNYLNN, from the coding sequence ATGAATAAAAAAACTAACATATCGGCAGTCATAAAAACGTCTATTTTCATATTATTTTCAGCATGTTTCATTGCTTGTAGCAGTGATAGTAGTACCAGTTTTAATGAAACAATCCAAGATGAAGAAATAATAATTGACGACACCGATTTTGAAGCCACTGATTGGACGAGTGACACGCATAGTAACGACGCTGACCCAGATTTTGATGAAGTATTTGAAAATAACACAGTCAAAAGATTAGATATTGTCATTTCAAATACACGTTGGCAAAGTATGCTAAATAATATGACTAATCTATATGGAACCTTTGGCTCTAAAGGTAATGGTAGTAGTTTTTCTGATGAAGACCCCATTTTTGTACCTGCAGAAGTATTTTATGAAGGGAAAGAATGGTATAGAGTTGGTGTTCGTTTTAAAGGCAATTCCAGTCTTCAATCAAGTTGGCAAGCTGGTATATTAAAATTATCTTTTAAATTAGATTTTGATGAATTTGAAGATGATTATCCACAAATAAAAAACCAACGCTTTTATGGGTTTAAAAAATTAAGTCTTAAAAATAATTATGATGACAAATCAATGCTCAGAGAAAAAGTAGCTATGGATGTCTTTAAAAATTCTGGTTTGGTAGGGTCAAATACGGCTTTTTATACCGTTTATGTGGATTATGGTAGTGGTGCTCAATATTTTGGAGTCTACACATTAGTAGAAGAAGTTGATGATACGGTTATTGACACTCAATTTTCAAGTGATGATGGCAACTTATATAAACCAGATGGCGATGCTGCAAGTTTTGCATATGGTACCTATGATGAGGATGAATATGTGAAAAAAAACAACGAAGATGAAGCTGATTTTTCAGATGTATCAAATTTATTAGCAACCTTACACGATACTTCTAGAACAACCGATGCAGCTACTTGGAGATCAAATCTTGATGCTATTTTTGATACGGATGTATTCTTAAAATATTTAGCCATAAATACAGTCATTCAAAATTGGGATACTTATGGACGCATGACGCATAATTATTATTTATATAACAATCCTTCAACAAATAAATTAACATGGATTCCCTGGGATAATAATGAAGCATTACAAGAAGGAAAAATAAATGGCTCTCCAGAGTTAGATTTTTCAGATGTTTCAGCTTCTCAATGGCCATTAATAGGTTATTTATATAATGATAGCGTATACAAAGCTAAATACGATGCATACCTTCAAGACGTTATAAATGGAGCCTTTGAAATAAATACCATGCAGTCACTGTACGCCTCATACTCAGATTTAATTGCTCCTTATGCTACCTCTGAAGTTTCAGGCTACTCCTTTTTAAATAGCAGTAGCGAATTTTATTTAGCAATCTCAGAACTCAAAACACATGTTGATAGCAGAACAACAGCCGTAAATAATTATTTAAACAATTAG
- a CDS encoding EF-hand domain-containing protein, with protein sequence MKHIKLIITIFLLVLCLGTYAQPPRGRQGDGQNQQRGEKPNASQILAMLDTNNDNVIDKDEASNDKRGKIAEDFDEIDSNDDNLIDLEELEVLLNNVKPKAVSPEKLLKEIDDNGDEKLNELEVAAKNNKLLSENFNSIDTNQDSELDLDELKAFFSQNEEKMKKKKRS encoded by the coding sequence ATGAAACACATTAAATTGATAATAACCATTTTCCTTTTAGTATTATGCTTAGGTACTTATGCTCAACCTCCTCGAGGCAGACAAGGAGATGGACAAAATCAACAAAGAGGGGAAAAACCAAATGCCTCACAAATTTTAGCTATGTTAGACACAAACAATGATAATGTCATAGATAAAGATGAAGCATCAAATGATAAAAGAGGAAAAATAGCTGAAGATTTTGATGAAATAGATAGCAATGATGATAACTTAATTGACTTAGAAGAATTAGAAGTGTTATTAAACAATGTAAAACCAAAAGCTGTTTCTCCAGAAAAATTACTCAAAGAAATTGATGATAATGGTGATGAAAAATTAAATGAACTTGAAGTAGCCGCTAAAAACAATAAATTACTATCAGAAAATTTTAATAGTATTGATACAAATCAAGATTCTGAACTGGATTTAGACGAATTAAAAGCATTTTTTTCTCAAAATGAAGAAAAAATGAAAAAAAAGAAAAGAAGCTAA
- a CDS encoding YHYH protein — translation MIKKNLLITVVFVTILIACNSNKSIVSQIDKSNNTSNDIVSHAHTDYFGAYKMEDPIFGTKTIVTISKNERIMITNSLPNHETGDFPTIGNPNTISAQNKTYSFPLTPKYTGNPQWIREPGIALNGVKFEPGTAEVVECDTGESYRVEAFQNLINLGLDFNHAHVQPTGAYHYHGTPTSIIEDLDAGEDLIHIGFAKDGFPIYFSKSEAYKPSFKLIDSNRQGEDCTYTNPKKTIDVSVNDHHDGTFTSDYEFVEGYGDLDECNGISIDGKYMYLVTNSFPYVSRCLMGEFHQEERGMGIRQNGARQRQNRREDGERPSFNELLEMMDTNKDNKISKAEARGPLSENFNKIDTNKDGFISKEELEKIKETNTQKPQREKK, via the coding sequence ATGATAAAAAAAAACCTCTTAATAACGGTTGTATTTGTAACTATTCTTATTGCATGCAACAGTAACAAAAGCATTGTTTCTCAAATAGATAAAAGCAATAATACATCCAATGATATAGTGTCTCACGCACATACTGATTATTTTGGAGCCTATAAGATGGAAGACCCTATTTTTGGCACTAAAACAATTGTAACCATTTCTAAAAACGAACGTATCATGATTACCAATTCACTCCCTAATCATGAAACAGGGGACTTTCCCACAATAGGGAATCCAAATACTATTTCGGCACAAAACAAAACGTATTCATTTCCTTTAACTCCTAAATACACAGGCAATCCTCAATGGATAAGAGAGCCTGGAATAGCTTTAAATGGTGTAAAATTTGAACCTGGAACTGCTGAAGTTGTTGAATGCGATACTGGAGAAAGCTATCGTGTAGAAGCCTTTCAAAATTTAATTAATTTGGGGCTTGATTTCAACCATGCGCATGTACAGCCAACAGGTGCTTATCATTATCATGGCACCCCTACTTCTATCATTGAAGATTTAGATGCAGGTGAAGATTTAATTCATATTGGTTTTGCTAAAGATGGATTTCCTATTTATTTTTCAAAAAGCGAAGCTTATAAACCAAGTTTTAAATTAATCGATAGCAATCGACAAGGAGAAGACTGCACCTATACAAACCCTAAAAAAACAATTGATGTTTCGGTTAATGATCATCATGATGGTACATTTACCTCCGATTATGAATTTGTAGAAGGCTATGGAGATTTAGACGAATGTAATGGCATTAGCATTGATGGAAAATACATGTATCTTGTTACAAACTCTTTTCCTTATGTTAGCAGATGTTTAATGGGGGAATTTCATCAAGAAGAACGAGGTATGGGAATTAGGCAAAATGGAGCTAGACAAAGACAAAATAGACGAGAAGATGGAGAAAGGCCAAGTTTTAATGAATTATTAGAAATGATGGACACTAATAAAGATAACAAAATTAGCAAGGCAGAAGCAAGGGGACCTTTGAGTGAAAACTTTAATAAAATTGATACAAATAAAGATGGCTTTATTTCTAAAGAAGAATTAGAAAAAATAAAGGAAACAAATACGCAAAAACCACAAAGAGAAAAAAAATAA
- a CDS encoding YHYH protein, with protein MKTLFKKPISVIALIILINFSFLTCSSTDDTSTENNIEGESLTELPSEFTAFNSDAVDAYLSNNGKTITIETTGLPNHKTVYWGTSSSLYLDEPNVEVTPSIMSSNNNAVTITVDATPDLTGNTVATQLNTIGIAVSGASIFNDSEGNGPLNQAAASLDWTGAHIGPGVYHYHLEPKAFSNDDDKLIGILLDGVFLYGRKCYATNSYPTDLDASGGHISATQYTDGEEQYHYHIINEIYSTTGSYIAFAGPYQGY; from the coding sequence ATGAAAACCTTATTTAAAAAGCCTATTTCTGTAATAGCTCTCATTATATTAATAAACTTTTCATTTCTAACATGTAGTAGCACGGATGATACTTCAACCGAAAACAACATAGAAGGTGAATCTTTAACAGAATTGCCATCAGAATTTACAGCTTTTAATAGTGACGCGGTAGACGCTTATTTATCCAACAATGGAAAAACCATTACTATTGAAACTACAGGTTTACCAAATCATAAAACAGTATATTGGGGAACAAGTAGCTCGCTTTACTTGGATGAACCTAATGTAGAGGTTACTCCTTCTATTATGAGTAGTAACAATAATGCTGTTACTATAACTGTAGATGCTACACCAGATTTGACAGGAAACACCGTTGCTACACAGTTAAATACTATAGGAATAGCAGTAAGTGGCGCTTCCATATTCAATGACTCTGAAGGTAACGGCCCTTTAAATCAAGCAGCAGCAAGTTTAGATTGGACAGGAGCACATATTGGCCCTGGTGTTTATCATTATCATTTAGAACCTAAAGCTTTCTCTAACGATGATGACAAACTAATAGGCATTTTATTAGATGGAGTATTTTTATATGGGAGAAAATGCTATGCAACCAACTCTTACCCTACAGATTTAGATGCGTCTGGTGGGCACATTAGCGCAACTCAATATACAGATGGGGAAGAACAATACCACTATCATATCATTAATGAAATTTATTCTACAACAGGATCCTATATTGCTTTTGCAGGTCCATACCAAGGGTATTGA
- a CDS encoding toxin-antitoxin system YwqK family antitoxin, giving the protein MKFKLLYIFLFLIIFSCETSSKQKSNTNNIAKVITNITVEKNKLILNGNEGNWYYKNQLFNGYLVSYNPNGSLNQKVGFYNGKKEGVARIWFPDGTLKVESHYQENKLVNSYRAWWPNGTLASEANYTNGKLHGLEKKWYDSGQLAKLMNYTNGKENGMQQAWLRNGKIYVNYEAKNGRIFGMKKANLCYQLKNEVVITK; this is encoded by the coding sequence ATGAAATTTAAGCTACTTTATATCTTTTTATTTTTAATAATTTTTAGTTGTGAAACTTCTTCAAAACAAAAAAGCAACACTAATAATATAGCTAAAGTAATAACGAATATAACTGTTGAAAAAAATAAACTAATTCTTAATGGAAATGAAGGGAATTGGTATTATAAAAATCAATTATTTAATGGGTATTTAGTTTCCTATAACCCCAATGGCTCACTGAATCAAAAAGTGGGGTTTTATAATGGAAAAAAAGAAGGTGTAGCCAGAATATGGTTCCCTGATGGCACACTTAAAGTTGAATCTCATTACCAGGAAAACAAACTGGTTAATAGTTATAGAGCATGGTGGCCAAATGGTACGTTAGCATCTGAAGCTAACTATACAAATGGCAAACTACATGGCTTAGAAAAAAAATGGTATGACTCAGGGCAATTAGCAAAACTAATGAACTACACAAACGGTAAAGAAAACGGCATGCAGCAGGCTTGGCTTAGAAATGGTAAAATATATGTTAACTACGAAGCTAAAAACGGACGTATTTTTGGCATGAAAAAAGCCAACCTATGTTATCAATTAAAAAACGAAGTGGTAATAACAAAATAA
- a CDS encoding SCO family protein, which produces MRYLFVLLFVFYLGCKEKIKKETIKTTETSRVDFLPYYNESSFTPHWLTPGSKEEKNFHKIPDFKFINQLADSISQDTFNNKIYITDFFFTTCPGICPQMTNNMFKLQEEFKNDPEILFLSHSVTPSTDSVSVLREYANTHGVIDNKWHLATGDKDAIYNLGRNYYFVENDLGEPKEMDDFLHSENFLLIDKNKHIRGIYNGLNRASMAQLITDTKALKAENTNI; this is translated from the coding sequence ATGAGATATTTGTTTGTTTTATTGTTTGTTTTCTATCTTGGTTGTAAAGAAAAAATCAAAAAAGAAACTATAAAAACTACTGAAACAAGTAGGGTAGATTTTCTACCATATTACAATGAATCTTCTTTTACACCACATTGGTTAACCCCTGGCAGTAAGGAAGAAAAAAACTTTCATAAAATACCAGATTTTAAGTTTATCAATCAGCTTGCTGACTCCATCAGTCAAGATACATTTAATAACAAAATCTATATTACAGATTTCTTTTTCACAACATGCCCAGGTATCTGTCCACAAATGACTAATAATATGTTTAAACTACAAGAAGAATTTAAAAACGACCCAGAAATATTATTTTTATCACATTCTGTAACTCCAAGCACCGATTCTGTTTCTGTTTTAAGAGAATATGCCAATACTCACGGAGTTATAGATAATAAATGGCACTTAGCGACTGGTGACAAAGATGCTATTTACAACCTTGGAAGGAACTATTATTTTGTTGAAAATGATTTAGGAGAACCAAAAGAAATGGATGATTTTTTACACTCTGAAAATTTTCTGCTGATTGACAAAAACAAACATATTAGAGGAATTTACAATGGGTTAAATAGAGCTTCTATGGCACAATTAATAACAGACACAAAAGCTTTAAAAGCTGAAAATACAAATATTTAA
- a CDS encoding L-rhamnose mutarotase, translating into MKDLKRYCLALDLVDDPVSIAEYKKHHEKVWTEITESIKKSGIENAEIYCVGNRLFMILEVNDSFSFEKKNKMDLSNPKVQEWENLMWNYQQALPIAKKGEKWLLMDKVFEL; encoded by the coding sequence ATGAAAGATTTAAAACGGTATTGTTTGGCTTTAGATTTAGTTGATGACCCAGTTAGTATAGCTGAATATAAAAAACATCATGAAAAAGTTTGGACTGAGATAACAGAAAGTATCAAAAAATCTGGGATTGAAAATGCTGAAATTTATTGCGTTGGTAATCGGCTTTTTATGATTTTAGAAGTTAATGACTCATTTTCTTTCGAAAAGAAAAACAAAATGGATTTAAGTAATCCTAAAGTACAAGAATGGGAAAACTTGATGTGGAATTATCAGCAAGCTTTGCCTATTGCAAAAAAAGGTGAAAAGTGGTTATTGATGGATAAAGTGTTTGAACTTTAG